Proteins encoded together in one Streptomyces sp. NBC_01216 window:
- a CDS encoding SGNH/GDSL hydrolase family protein: MEMNAAYTSLVAVGDSFTEGMSDRLPDGSYRGWADLLAGRLAARAPGFRYANLAVRGKLIGQIVDEQVDAAAAMKADVVTLVGGLNDTLRPKCDMGRVRALLTEAVERLTPSCGQLVLMRSPGRDGPVMERFRPRMEELFVIVDELAARHGALVADLYGAPALGDPRLWDVDRLHLTDEGHRRVAEAVWQILGLAPESDWRTPLPTTAPPGWVSRRVGDARFAREHLGPWIGRRLTGRSSGDGRPAKRPELLPFEPPAP, translated from the coding sequence ATGGAGATGAATGCCGCCTACACCAGTCTTGTCGCCGTCGGCGACAGCTTCACCGAGGGTATGTCGGACCGCCTGCCGGACGGGTCCTACCGGGGCTGGGCCGACCTCCTCGCCGGACGTCTCGCCGCGCGCGCACCCGGCTTCCGCTACGCGAACCTCGCCGTCCGCGGCAAGCTGATCGGCCAGATCGTGGACGAGCAGGTCGACGCGGCCGCCGCCATGAAGGCGGACGTGGTGACCCTCGTGGGCGGGCTGAACGACACACTGCGGCCGAAGTGCGACATGGGGCGGGTGCGCGCACTGCTCACCGAAGCGGTCGAGAGGCTGACGCCGTCCTGCGGGCAACTGGTCCTCATGCGCAGTCCGGGCCGCGACGGTCCCGTCATGGAGCGCTTCCGGCCCCGCATGGAGGAACTCTTCGTCATCGTCGACGAACTCGCCGCCCGCCACGGGGCTCTGGTGGCCGACCTGTACGGCGCGCCGGCGCTCGGCGATCCGCGCCTGTGGGACGTGGACCGACTGCATCTGACGGACGAGGGCCACCGGCGGGTCGCGGAGGCCGTGTGGCAGATCCTCGGCCTCGCGCCGGAGAGCGACTGGCGCACCCCCCTGCCGACCACCGCGCCACCGGGCTGGGTGAGCCGGCGGGTCGGAGACGCGCGCTTCGCCAGGGAGCACCTCGGCCCCTGGATCGGGCGTCGCCTGACGGGCCGCTCCTCGGGTGACGGCCGCCCGGCGAAACGCCCGGAGCTGCTTCCGTTCGAGCCTCCGGCGCCCTGA
- a CDS encoding hemolysin family protein: MIAIQLLIGLLTLVVNAFFVGAEFALISVRRSQVEPQAEEGNRRARSVLWGLEHVSALLAAAQLGITLCTLVLGIVAEPAIAHLLEPVFDAVGVPHGLVHPISFVIALSVATYLHMLLGEMVPKNIALAEPVRTALILGPPLVTLARALRPVIFTVNAFANALLTLLRVEVKNEVSATFSDDELARMVTDSGVAGLLDDRATERLHDALELGRRPVRDVVMPVEKVVYTAVGTTPEELEALSAQSGFSRFPVVDSARGILGYLHVKDALDVTPRDLPFPVSALRPIARVRAASPMDDVLTAMRRGRTHLAAVLGEDGKLAGLVTMEDVLRELVGRPAGP; the protein is encoded by the coding sequence ATGATCGCGATCCAACTGCTGATCGGCCTGCTGACCCTGGTCGTGAACGCCTTCTTCGTCGGCGCGGAGTTCGCCTTGATCTCCGTACGCCGCAGCCAGGTCGAACCGCAGGCCGAGGAGGGGAACCGTCGGGCGCGCAGCGTCCTGTGGGGTCTGGAACACGTCTCGGCACTGCTCGCCGCGGCGCAGCTCGGCATCACACTGTGCACCCTGGTGCTCGGCATCGTCGCAGAGCCGGCGATCGCCCACCTCCTGGAGCCCGTCTTCGACGCGGTCGGCGTGCCGCACGGCCTGGTGCACCCGATCTCGTTCGTGATCGCGCTGTCCGTGGCGACCTACCTCCACATGCTGCTCGGGGAGATGGTCCCGAAGAACATCGCGCTGGCGGAGCCGGTCCGCACGGCGCTGATCCTCGGCCCTCCGCTGGTGACTCTCGCGCGGGCGCTGCGCCCGGTGATCTTCACGGTCAACGCCTTCGCCAACGCGCTGCTCACACTCCTGCGAGTGGAGGTCAAGAACGAGGTCTCGGCGACGTTCTCGGACGACGAGCTCGCCCGGATGGTCACCGACTCCGGAGTCGCCGGTCTGCTCGACGACCGGGCCACGGAGCGGCTGCACGACGCCCTGGAGCTGGGCCGCCGTCCGGTGCGGGACGTGGTGATGCCGGTGGAGAAGGTCGTGTACACCGCGGTGGGCACGACGCCTGAGGAGCTGGAGGCCCTCTCCGCGCAGTCGGGGTTCTCCCGGTTCCCGGTGGTCGACTCGGCCCGCGGGATCCTGGGCTATCTCCACGTGAAGGACGCCCTCGACGTCACACCGCGCGACCTGCCCTTCCCTGTCTCGGCCCTGCGGCCGATCGCACGGGTCCGGGCGGCGTCGCCGATGGACGACGTGCTGACGGCTATGCGCCGCGGACGGACGCACCTCGCGGCGGTCCTGGGCGAGGACGGCAAACTGGCCGGCCTGGTCACGATGGAGGACGTGCTGCGCGAGCTGGTGGGCCGCCCGGCGGGGCCGTAG
- a CDS encoding hemolysin family protein, producing the protein MTEVILLVVAVLLSLACGAFVAAEFSLTTVERGELEAAVERGERGAAGALKAVKSLTFQLSGAQLGITVTNLVVGMLSEPSIAKLIRGPVEALGLSPAVASSAALVIGTALSTVVLMVVGELVPKNWAISSPLAVAKVVATPQRVFTAAFKPLISHLNNSANRIVHRLGLEPAEELASARSPQELVALARHSAKAGALEADTAELFVRTLSLAKLTAENVMTPRVQVTALEVQATAEDVANATRATGLSRFPVYRGSLDSVVGIAHIKDVLAIPAGERPRRRVGDILREPLLVPETLTVDKLLDRLSGRQTMAVVIDEYGGTAGVATLEDIVEEVVGEVRDEHDPHETPDLARAGADTEGRELWSADGAARTDQLEAIGLRVPDGPYETLAGILATELGRIPSVGDSVELAGWRLDVVDASGRRAARVLMHAPPQEPDEYGDDDDGAPDRVAGGDRPGRNGTGEAGR; encoded by the coding sequence ATGACCGAAGTGATCCTGCTCGTGGTGGCGGTGTTGCTGTCCCTCGCCTGCGGTGCCTTCGTCGCGGCGGAGTTCTCGCTGACCACCGTGGAGCGCGGCGAGCTCGAAGCGGCCGTCGAGCGGGGCGAGCGCGGCGCGGCCGGCGCGCTCAAGGCCGTCAAGTCCCTCACCTTCCAGCTCTCCGGCGCCCAGCTCGGCATCACCGTCACCAACCTGGTCGTCGGCATGCTCTCCGAACCGTCGATCGCCAAACTGATCCGGGGGCCCGTCGAGGCCCTGGGCCTGTCGCCCGCGGTCGCCTCCTCCGCGGCCCTGGTCATCGGAACCGCCCTGTCGACCGTCGTCCTGATGGTCGTCGGTGAGCTGGTCCCCAAGAACTGGGCCATCTCCTCACCCCTGGCGGTCGCCAAGGTGGTGGCGACCCCGCAGCGGGTCTTCACCGCCGCCTTCAAGCCGCTGATCAGCCATCTGAACAACTCCGCCAACCGGATCGTGCACCGGCTCGGTCTGGAACCCGCCGAGGAGCTGGCCTCCGCCCGCTCCCCGCAGGAGCTGGTGGCCCTGGCACGCCACTCCGCCAAGGCGGGCGCGCTGGAGGCGGACACCGCCGAGCTGTTCGTCCGGACCCTGAGCCTCGCCAAGCTCACGGCGGAGAACGTGATGACCCCGCGTGTCCAGGTCACGGCGCTGGAGGTGCAGGCCACGGCCGAGGACGTCGCCAACGCGACCCGCGCGACCGGCCTGTCCCGCTTTCCCGTGTACCGGGGGAGTCTCGACTCGGTGGTCGGCATCGCCCACATCAAGGACGTCCTGGCGATACCGGCCGGGGAACGCCCCCGCCGGCGCGTCGGGGACATCCTGCGCGAGCCGCTGCTGGTGCCGGAGACGCTGACCGTGGACAAGCTGCTCGACCGGCTCTCCGGCCGGCAGACGATGGCCGTCGTCATCGACGAATACGGTGGCACGGCCGGTGTGGCGACCCTTGAGGACATCGTCGAGGAGGTCGTCGGCGAGGTCCGCGACGAGCACGACCCGCACGAGACGCCCGACCTGGCCAGGGCGGGCGCCGACACGGAGGGGCGCGAGCTCTGGTCCGCGGACGGTGCCGCCCGTACGGACCAGCTGGAGGCCATCGGCCTGCGGGTGCCGGACGGCCCGTACGAGACGCTGGCCGGCATACTCGCCACCGAACTCGGACGGATCCCGTCCGTCGGCGACAGCGTGGAACTGGCCGGCTGGCGGCTCGACGTGGTGGACGCCTCCGGCCGGCGCGCCGCCCGTGTGCTGATGCACGCGCCGCCGCAGGAGCCGGACGAGTACGGCGATGACGACGACGGGGCACCCGACAGGGTGGCCGGTGGCGACCGTCCCGGACGGAACGGGACCGGGGAGGCCGGCCGATGA
- a CDS encoding class I SAM-dependent methyltransferase: protein MSPRSARVPRDTVHHPLFARFYERCSVAAEVRGGMAPLRKELLAGLSGRVVEIGAGNGLNFAHYPGAVSEVVAIEPERRLRRSAADAGRRARVPVDVVPAVAEALPVKSEAFDAAVASLVLCTVRDVPRALAELRRVLRPGGELRFLEHGLAPGRGMARAQRALDRTVWPPLFGGCHTARDPLAAIEAAGFETTACRAFTLPEGGPRLPSSFCVLGVARRD, encoded by the coding sequence ATGTCACCGCGTTCCGCCCGGGTCCCCCGGGACACCGTCCACCATCCGCTGTTCGCCCGGTTCTACGAGCGGTGCAGCGTCGCCGCCGAGGTGCGGGGCGGCATGGCGCCCCTGCGGAAGGAACTGCTGGCCGGTCTGTCGGGACGGGTCGTCGAGATCGGGGCCGGGAACGGGCTGAACTTCGCGCACTATCCGGGAGCGGTGTCCGAGGTGGTCGCGATCGAACCCGAGCGCCGCCTGCGCCGGTCGGCGGCCGACGCCGGGCGGCGCGCCCGGGTTCCGGTGGACGTGGTGCCGGCCGTGGCGGAGGCGCTGCCGGTCAAGAGCGAGGCATTCGACGCTGCGGTGGCCTCGCTGGTGCTCTGCACGGTCCGGGACGTTCCGCGCGCGCTCGCCGAACTGCGCCGGGTGCTGCGGCCGGGCGGCGAACTCCGCTTCCTCGAACACGGCCTGGCCCCGGGGCGCGGAATGGCCCGCGCGCAGCGGGCGCTGGACCGCACGGTGTGGCCCCCGCTGTTCGGCGGCTGCCACACGGCGCGCGACCCGCTCGCGGCGATCGAGGCCGCGGGCTTCGAGACGACCGCCTGCCGTGCCTTCACCCTTCCGGAGGGCGGACCCCGACTGCCCTCCTCCTTCTGCGTGCTGGGCGTCGCGCGGCGGGACTGA
- a CDS encoding VOC family protein — protein MRAHLQEIVFDCSDPSGLARFWAGLLGGAAVDRAPDWSYVDPPESVRIAFQRVPEGKAGKNRLHLDLEVPEVGAAADAATGRGAVRVGGTVTDDQGSFQVMRDPEGNEFCFVTG, from the coding sequence ATGCGCGCACACCTCCAGGAGATCGTCTTCGACTGCTCGGACCCCTCCGGCCTGGCACGGTTCTGGGCCGGGCTGCTGGGTGGTGCGGCGGTGGACCGGGCCCCCGACTGGTCGTACGTCGATCCGCCGGAGTCCGTACGGATCGCCTTCCAGCGTGTACCCGAGGGCAAGGCGGGCAAGAACCGGCTCCACCTCGATCTGGAGGTGCCCGAGGTCGGCGCGGCGGCGGACGCGGCGACCGGCCGCGGGGCCGTACGCGTCGGCGGGACCGTCACCGACGACCAGGGTTCCTTCCAGGTGATGCGTGACCCCGAAGGCAACGAGTTCTGCTTCGTCACGGGGTGA
- the bioD gene encoding dethiobiotin synthase produces MTVIVVSGTGTEIGKTIVTAAVAAVATAGGRSVAVLKPAQTGLAPGDRGDADEVVRLGGAVTSVELARFPEPLAPATAARRAGMAPVGPLEIADAARELAADHDLVLLEGAGGLLVRFDAGGGTLADAARLLGAPVLVVAPAGLGTLNATALTAEALRARGITQSGVVVGSWPAAPDLAQRCNLRDLPEAAGAPLLGAVPEGAGALGPAAFRAGAGGWLAPALGGDWDAEAFASSHRA; encoded by the coding sequence ATGACCGTCATCGTCGTCAGCGGTACGGGTACGGAGATCGGCAAGACGATCGTGACCGCCGCCGTGGCCGCCGTGGCCACGGCCGGCGGCCGGTCGGTGGCCGTGCTCAAGCCGGCGCAGACCGGACTCGCGCCGGGCGATCGGGGGGACGCCGACGAGGTGGTCCGGCTCGGCGGCGCCGTGACCTCGGTCGAACTGGCCAGGTTCCCTGAACCGCTGGCCCCGGCAACGGCCGCGCGGCGGGCCGGGATGGCCCCGGTCGGACCGCTGGAGATCGCCGACGCGGCCCGGGAGCTGGCCGCCGACCACGATCTGGTGCTGCTGGAGGGAGCGGGCGGGCTGCTGGTCCGCTTCGACGCCGGGGGCGGCACGCTCGCCGACGCGGCCCGGTTGCTCGGCGCGCCGGTGCTCGTGGTGGCGCCGGCGGGACTCGGCACCCTCAACGCGACCGCCCTGACGGCGGAGGCGCTGCGGGCACGGGGCATCACGCAGTCGGGCGTGGTGGTCGGCAGCTGGCCGGCCGCTCCGGACCTGGCCCAGCGCTGCAACCTGAGGGACCTGCCGGAGGCGGCCGGTGCGCCGCTGCTCGGAGCGGTACCGGAGGGCGCGGGAGCACTGGGCCCGGCGGCCTTCCGGGCGGGCGCGGGCGGCTGGCTGGCTCCCGCGCTCGGCGGCGACTGGGACGCGGAGGCATTCGCCTCCTCACACCGGGCCTGA
- a CDS encoding adenosylmethionine--8-amino-7-oxononanoate transaminase — translation MRSGELVALDRAHVWHPYGPMPGRTDPLVVASASGVRLQLAEAAFDRTELIDGMSSWWSAIHGYNHPVLNEAARGQLDRMSHVMFGGLTHEPAVGLATRLVEITPEPLRHVFLSDSGSVAVEVAAKMCLQYWRSVGRPGKQRLFTWRGGYHGDTWQPMSVCDPEGGMHELWSGVLPRQVFADAPPTGYEESYAELLRERIGRHADELAAVIVEPVVQGAGGMRFHAPEYLRVLREACDEHDVLLVFDEIATGFGRTGSLFAAGHAGVAPDVMCVGKALTGGYLSMAATLCTSRVAEGISRGEVPVLAHGPTFMGNPLAAAVACASIDLLLSQDWATEVKRIEAGLRAGLAGCVEVPGVVDVRVLGAIGVVQLDHEVDMAAATDAAVRAGVWLRPFRDLIYTMPPFVTGDGDVARICAAVRAAASAA, via the coding sequence ATGCGTAGCGGCGAACTGGTGGCCCTGGACCGGGCGCACGTCTGGCATCCCTACGGCCCGATGCCCGGCCGTACGGACCCGCTGGTCGTCGCGTCCGCGTCCGGGGTTCGTCTCCAGCTCGCGGAAGCGGCCTTCGACCGGACCGAGTTGATCGACGGAATGTCCTCGTGGTGGTCCGCGATCCACGGCTACAACCACCCGGTGCTCAACGAGGCGGCACGTGGTCAGCTGGACCGGATGAGCCATGTGATGTTCGGCGGGCTCACCCACGAGCCCGCCGTCGGGCTCGCCACTCGGCTGGTCGAGATCACCCCCGAGCCGCTCCGGCACGTCTTCCTCAGCGACTCGGGTTCCGTCGCCGTCGAGGTCGCCGCCAAGATGTGCCTCCAGTACTGGCGGTCGGTGGGGCGGCCCGGCAAGCAGCGGCTGTTCACCTGGCGCGGCGGATACCACGGCGACACCTGGCAGCCGATGTCGGTGTGCGATCCCGAGGGAGGGATGCACGAGCTGTGGTCGGGCGTGCTCCCGCGTCAGGTCTTCGCGGACGCGCCGCCCACGGGCTACGAGGAGTCGTACGCGGAGCTGCTGCGCGAACGGATCGGCCGGCACGCCGACGAACTGGCCGCGGTCATCGTGGAGCCGGTGGTGCAGGGCGCGGGCGGCATGCGGTTCCACGCTCCCGAGTACCTCCGGGTGCTGCGCGAGGCGTGCGACGAGCACGACGTGCTGTTGGTCTTCGACGAGATCGCGACCGGATTCGGCCGTACGGGCTCGTTGTTCGCCGCCGGTCACGCGGGCGTCGCCCCGGACGTCATGTGCGTGGGCAAGGCGCTGACCGGCGGGTACCTGTCGATGGCGGCGACGCTCTGCACCTCGCGGGTGGCCGAGGGGATCTCGCGCGGCGAGGTTCCGGTGCTGGCGCACGGGCCCACTTTCATGGGCAATCCGCTGGCCGCGGCGGTGGCCTGCGCCTCGATCGACCTGCTGCTGTCCCAGGACTGGGCAACGGAGGTCAAGCGGATCGAGGCGGGGCTCCGGGCGGGGCTGGCCGGTTGCGTGGAGGTGCCCGGGGTCGTCGACGTGCGGGTGCTCGGTGCCATCGGCGTGGTCCAGCTCGACCACGAGGTGGACATGGCCGCGGCGACCGACGCGGCCGTCCGGGCGGGCGTGTGGCTGCGGCCGTTCCGCGACCTGATCTACACCATGCCGCCGTTCGTGACCGGCGACGGCGACGTGGCGCGGATCTGCGCCGCGGTCCGCGCCGCCGCGTCGGCGGCCTGA
- the bioB gene encoding biotin synthase BioB, producing the protein MDLLNTLVDKGLRRELPTREEALAVLATSDDELLDVVAAAGKVRRQWFGRRVKLNYLVNLKSGLCPEDCSYCSQRLGSTAGILKYTWLKPDEASDAAAAGVAGGAKRVCLVASGRGPTDRDVDRVGRTIETIKEQNEGVEVCACLGLLSDGQAERLRAAGADAYNHNLNTSEGTYGEITSTHTYADRVDTVRKAHAAGLSACSGLIAGMGESDADLVDVVYALRELDSDSVPVNFLIPFEGTPLAKEWNLTPQRCLRILAMVRFVCPDVEVRIAGGREVHLRSMQPLALHVANSIFLGDYLTSEGQAGQADLDMIADAGFEVEGAGTTTLPRHRVDAAANAGGCGAHAEAGSGAACGGHGQSGGCGPCGGHAAPAESVPASAPREGVAAGDAEEANARTDLVAVRRRGAGTDIAPNA; encoded by the coding sequence ATGGACCTGCTGAACACGCTGGTGGACAAGGGGCTGCGGCGCGAGCTGCCGACCCGTGAAGAAGCGCTCGCCGTGCTGGCGACCTCCGACGACGAACTGCTCGATGTGGTGGCCGCGGCCGGCAAGGTACGCCGCCAGTGGTTCGGCCGCCGGGTGAAGCTGAACTATCTGGTCAATCTGAAGTCAGGGCTGTGCCCCGAGGACTGCTCGTACTGCTCGCAGCGGCTGGGCTCGACGGCCGGGATCCTGAAGTACACCTGGCTGAAGCCGGACGAGGCATCCGACGCCGCCGCGGCCGGTGTCGCGGGCGGTGCGAAGCGGGTCTGTCTGGTGGCCAGTGGACGCGGTCCGACGGACCGGGACGTGGACCGGGTCGGCAGGACCATCGAGACCATCAAGGAGCAGAACGAGGGCGTCGAGGTATGCGCGTGCCTCGGCCTGCTCTCGGACGGCCAGGCGGAACGGCTGCGGGCCGCGGGCGCCGACGCCTACAACCACAACCTCAACACCTCCGAGGGGACGTACGGGGAGATCACCAGCACGCACACCTACGCGGATCGCGTGGACACCGTGCGGAAGGCGCACGCCGCCGGTCTGTCGGCCTGCTCGGGCCTGATCGCGGGCATGGGCGAGAGCGACGCGGACCTGGTCGACGTCGTCTACGCGCTGCGTGAGCTGGACTCGGACTCGGTGCCGGTGAACTTCCTGATCCCCTTCGAGGGCACCCCGCTGGCCAAGGAGTGGAACCTCACCCCGCAACGCTGTCTGCGCATCCTGGCGATGGTCCGCTTCGTCTGCCCCGACGTGGAGGTGCGGATCGCCGGTGGCCGTGAGGTGCATCTGCGCTCGATGCAGCCGCTGGCCCTGCACGTGGCGAACTCCATCTTCCTGGGCGACTACCTCACCAGTGAGGGGCAGGCCGGGCAGGCGGACCTCGACATGATCGCGGACGCGGGGTTCGAGGTGGAGGGCGCGGGGACGACGACGCTGCCCCGCCACCGGGTGGACGCCGCCGCGAATGCCGGGGGCTGCGGTGCGCACGCCGAGGCCGGGTCGGGCGCGGCGTGCGGCGGGCACGGGCAGTCCGGCGGCTGCGGCCCGTGCGGCGGGCACGCGGCGCCGGCGGAGAGCGTCCCGGCCTCGGCGCCTCGGGAGGGCGTCGCGGCGGGGGACGCCGAGGAGGCGAACGCCCGCACCGATCTGGTGGCCGTCCGCCGTCGCGGAGCCGGCACGGACATCGCGCCGAATGCGTAG
- a CDS encoding 8-amino-7-oxononanoate synthase: MHRDEDTRPKAFDWIDAEARRRAEAGLVRTLRPRPAESDLLDLASNDYLGLTRRPEVTEAAAEAARRWGAGSTGSRLVTGSTRLHARLERELAEFCGFEAALVFSSGYTANLAALTALSDRDGLVVSDAGNHASIVDGCRLSRAETAVVPHADPEAVDKTLRSHRGRRALVVSDSVFSVDGDKAPLPELAAACRAHGAALVVDDAHGLGVLGAGGRGAPHAAGLAGAPDVVATLTLSKSLGSQGGAVLGPARVIEHLVNTARTFIFDTGLAPAAVGAALAGLRLVRKEPGLAERARTVATTLHRLLTEAGLTATRPDAAVVSVRAPSPEAALAWAADCREQDLAVGCFRPPSVPDGISRLRLTARADLSDAEIDRAVATVLRTARR; encoded by the coding sequence ATGCACCGGGACGAGGACACGCGCCCGAAGGCGTTCGACTGGATCGACGCCGAGGCACGCCGACGCGCCGAAGCCGGACTCGTCCGCACCCTCCGGCCGCGCCCCGCCGAATCGGATCTCCTCGACCTCGCGAGCAACGACTACCTGGGCCTGACCCGGCGCCCGGAGGTCACCGAGGCGGCGGCCGAGGCCGCCCGCCGCTGGGGCGCGGGCTCCACCGGGTCCCGGCTGGTCACCGGCTCCACCCGGCTGCACGCCCGGCTCGAACGCGAACTCGCCGAGTTCTGCGGATTCGAGGCGGCCCTCGTCTTCTCCTCCGGCTACACCGCCAACCTCGCCGCGCTCACCGCGCTGAGCGACCGCGACGGGCTGGTCGTGTCGGACGCGGGCAACCACGCCTCGATCGTGGACGGCTGCCGGCTCTCCCGCGCCGAGACGGCCGTGGTACCGCACGCCGATCCGGAGGCGGTGGACAAGACCCTGCGGAGCCACCGCGGTCGCCGGGCCCTCGTGGTCAGCGACTCGGTCTTCTCCGTCGACGGCGACAAGGCACCCCTGCCGGAACTCGCCGCCGCCTGCCGGGCGCACGGGGCGGCGCTCGTCGTCGACGACGCCCACGGTCTGGGTGTGCTCGGCGCCGGCGGCCGGGGTGCCCCGCACGCCGCCGGACTCGCGGGCGCCCCGGACGTCGTCGCCACGCTCACCCTCTCCAAGTCGCTGGGCAGCCAGGGCGGCGCTGTCCTCGGCCCCGCCCGCGTCATCGAGCACCTGGTGAACACGGCCCGTACCTTCATCTTCGACACCGGACTCGCCCCCGCCGCGGTGGGGGCGGCGCTCGCGGGCCTCCGCCTGGTCCGGAAGGAACCCGGGCTCGCCGAGCGGGCACGGACGGTCGCGACGACACTGCACCGGCTGCTCACGGAAGCCGGCCTGACGGCGACGCGCCCCGACGCGGCCGTCGTCTCGGTCCGCGCACCCTCACCGGAAGCGGCGCTGGCCTGGGCGGCGGACTGCCGAGAACAAGACCTGGCCGTGGGCTGTTTCCGCCCGCCGTCGGTCCCGGACGGCATCTCACGGCTGCGCCTGACAGCCCGTGCGGACCTCAGCGACGCCGAGATCGACCGAGCCGTCGCCACCGTCCTCCGTACGGCCCGGCGGTAG
- a CDS encoding ATP-binding protein, with protein MADHQEATVTLPSDPASVFVARRFVADVLTEWGLPLGDDMAETVRLVVSELATNAVQHTFGQSPTFTVDVRLEREEQLRIGVTDSYPRWPRRLPAAVQQDNGRGMVIVRILTAEAKGRLSVTPTDDGGKTVWISLPWTPPLPR; from the coding sequence ATGGCAGATCACCAGGAAGCAACCGTCACTCTGCCGAGCGATCCGGCCTCGGTCTTTGTGGCCCGGAGGTTCGTCGCGGACGTCCTGACCGAGTGGGGACTCCCGCTAGGCGACGACATGGCCGAGACCGTGCGGCTCGTCGTCTCGGAGCTGGCCACCAACGCCGTCCAGCACACCTTCGGGCAGTCGCCCACCTTCACCGTCGACGTCCGCCTGGAGCGCGAGGAGCAGCTCCGCATCGGTGTCACCGACAGTTATCCGCGCTGGCCCAGACGGCTGCCCGCGGCGGTCCAGCAGGACAACGGCCGCGGCATGGTCATCGTCCGCATCCTCACGGCCGAGGCGAAGGGACGGCTCTCGGTCACCCCCACCGACGACGGCGGCAAGACTGTCTGGATCAGCCTTCCGTGGACACCCCCGCTGCCTCGGTAG